The Enterobacter asburiae genome window below encodes:
- the wzxC gene encoding colanic acid undecaprenyl disphosphate flippase WzxC: MSLREKTISGAKWSAMATIVIIGLGLVQMTVLARIIDNHQFGLLTVSLVIIALADTLSDFGIANSIIQRKEISHLELTTLYWLNVGLGIFVFVLVFLLSDTIASVLHNPDLAPLMRTLSFAFVVIPHGQQFRTLMQKELEFNKIGMIETSAVLAGFTFTVVSAHFWPLAMTAILGYLVNSAVRTLLFGYFGRKIYRPGLHFSLASVSSNLRFGAWLTADSIINYVNTNLSTLVLARILGASVAGGYNLAYNVAVVPPMKLNPIITRVLFPAFAKIQDDTEKLRVNFYKLLSVVGIINFPVLLGLMVVSSNFVPLVFGEKWNGIIPILQLLCVVGLLRSVGNPIGSLLMAKARVDISFKFNMFKTFLFIPAIIVGGHMAGAIGVTLGFLLVQIINTVLSYFIMIKPVLGSSYRQYILSLWLPFYLSLPTLAVSYGLGIIIGGHLPLAALLAVQVAAGALAFVVMIVLSRNALVVEMKRQFCRNEKMKTLLRAG, translated from the coding sequence ATGAGCTTACGTGAAAAAACCATCAGCGGGGCGAAGTGGTCAGCGATGGCGACCATCGTCATCATTGGCCTCGGCCTGGTGCAGATGACCGTGCTGGCGCGCATTATTGATAATCACCAGTTCGGTCTGCTGACCGTCTCGCTGGTGATTATCGCGCTGGCCGATACGCTGTCTGACTTTGGTATTGCCAACTCGATTATCCAGCGCAAAGAGATTAGCCATCTTGAGTTGACCACCCTCTACTGGCTGAACGTGGGGCTGGGGATTTTCGTGTTCGTGCTGGTGTTTCTGCTGAGCGACACTATCGCCAGCGTGCTGCATAACCCGGATCTCGCTCCGCTGATGCGCACGCTGTCGTTTGCTTTCGTGGTGATCCCGCACGGGCAGCAGTTCCGCACGCTGATGCAGAAAGAGCTGGAGTTCAACAAGATCGGCATGATCGAGACCAGCGCCGTGCTGGCGGGCTTTACCTTCACCGTCGTGAGCGCCCATTTCTGGCCGCTGGCGATGACCGCCATCCTCGGATACCTGGTTAACTCTGCCGTGCGTACGCTGCTGTTCGGCTACTTTGGCCGCAAGATCTACCGTCCCGGGCTGCATTTCTCTCTCGCATCCGTCTCGTCCAACCTGCGCTTTGGCGCGTGGCTGACGGCGGACAGCATCATCAACTATGTGAATACCAACCTGTCGACGCTGGTGCTGGCGCGTATTCTTGGCGCGAGCGTGGCGGGGGGATACAACCTGGCCTACAACGTCGCGGTGGTGCCGCCGATGAAGCTGAACCCGATCATCACCCGCGTCCTGTTCCCGGCGTTTGCCAAGATTCAGGACGACACCGAGAAGCTGCGCGTTAACTTCTACAAGCTGCTTTCCGTGGTGGGGATTATCAACTTCCCGGTGCTGCTGGGGCTGATGGTGGTTTCCAGTAACTTCGTGCCGCTGGTGTTTGGCGAGAAGTGGAACGGCATCATCCCGATCCTTCAGCTGCTGTGCGTGGTGGGGCTCCTGCGCTCCGTGGGGAATCCGATCGGTTCCCTGCTGATGGCAAAAGCGCGCGTGGATATCAGCTTTAAGTTCAACATGTTCAAAACCTTCCTGTTTATTCCGGCGATTATCGTCGGCGGGCATATGGCAGGCGCCATCGGCGTCACGCTGGGCTTCCTGCTGGTGCAGATAATCAATACCGTTCTGAGCTACTTCATCATGATCAAGCCGGTGCTGGGCTCCAGCTACCGTCAGTACATCCTGAGCCTGTGGCTGCCGTTCTATCTCTCATTGCCGACCCTGGCGGTGAGCTACGGCCTGGGCATCATCATCGGCGGCCACCTGCCGCTGGCCGCGCTGCTGGCGGTACAGGTTGCCGCGGGGGCGCTGGCATTCGTCGTGATGATTGTGCTGTCGCGCAATGCGCTGGTGGTGGAGATGAAGCGCCAGTTTTGCCGTAACGAAAAAATGAAAACGCTGCTTCGCGCAGGCTAG
- the rfbB gene encoding dTDP-glucose 4,6-dehydratase encodes MKILVTGGAGFIGSAVVRHIIKNTQDDVVNVDKLTYAGNLESLSEVSDSGRYAFEHADICDKDAMDRIFAKHKPDAVMHLAAESHVDRSITGPAAFIETNIVGTYVLLEAARAYWSTLDEQAKKAFRFHHISTDEVYGDLPHPDEHPASTELPLFTETTAYAPSSPYSASKASSDHLVRAWLRTYGFPTIVTNCSNNYGPYHFPEKLIPLVILNALDGKALPVYGKGDQIRDWLYVEDHARALYTVVTQGKPGETYNIGGHNEKQNLDVVHTICDLLDEIVPKEGSYRDQITYVADRPGHDRRYAIDANKISAELGWAPQETFESGIRKTVEWYLTNTEWVENVKSGNYKSWIAQNYQNR; translated from the coding sequence GTGAAAATTCTTGTGACGGGTGGGGCCGGCTTTATCGGCTCAGCGGTTGTACGACATATTATTAAAAATACCCAGGACGACGTCGTCAATGTGGATAAGCTGACCTATGCCGGCAACCTTGAGTCGCTCAGTGAAGTCAGCGACAGCGGCCGATATGCTTTTGAACATGCGGATATTTGCGACAAAGACGCTATGGATCGCATTTTCGCAAAGCATAAGCCTGATGCGGTGATGCACCTGGCCGCTGAAAGTCACGTCGATCGTTCGATTACAGGCCCGGCTGCGTTTATCGAAACCAATATCGTCGGCACTTATGTACTGCTGGAAGCCGCTCGTGCGTACTGGTCAACGTTGGATGAGCAGGCGAAGAAAGCGTTTCGTTTCCACCACATCTCAACCGACGAAGTGTATGGTGATTTGCCGCATCCTGATGAGCATCCGGCGTCAACTGAGCTGCCACTCTTCACTGAGACCACTGCTTATGCGCCTAGCAGTCCGTATTCAGCGTCGAAAGCCTCGAGCGATCATCTTGTTCGTGCCTGGCTGCGTACCTACGGTTTCCCCACCATTGTCACCAACTGTTCAAACAACTACGGTCCGTACCATTTCCCTGAAAAACTGATCCCACTGGTTATCCTGAATGCGCTGGACGGAAAAGCTCTTCCTGTTTACGGTAAGGGCGATCAGATCCGTGACTGGCTATATGTAGAAGATCATGCGCGTGCTCTCTACACCGTTGTCACTCAAGGGAAACCGGGTGAAACGTACAATATTGGCGGTCATAACGAGAAGCAGAACCTGGACGTGGTCCATACGATTTGCGATCTGCTTGATGAGATTGTGCCAAAAGAGGGGTCTTATCGCGATCAGATTACGTATGTTGCTGATCGTCCGGGCCATGACCGTCGCTACGCCATTGATGCAAATAAAATTAGTGCTGAGTTGGGATGGGCGCCACAGGAGACCTTTGAAAGTGGCATTCGTAAAACCGTTGAATGGTATTTGACAAATACAGAATGGGTGGAAAACGTTAAAAGCGGTAATTATAAATCCTGGATTGCGCAAAATTATCAAAATCGTTAA
- the cpsG gene encoding colanic acid biosynthesis phosphomannomutase CpsG, producing MEKLTCFKAYDIRGKLGEELNEDIAWRIGRAYGEYLKPQTIVLGGDVRLTSESLKLALAKGLQDAGVDVLDIGLSGTEEIYFATFHLGVDGGIEVTASHNPMDYNGMKLVRKGARPISGDTGLRDVQRLAEANDFPPVNEAKRGSYKKINLQKEYIDHLLGYINVANLKPLKLVINSGNGAAGPVVDALEARFKALNVPVTFVKVHNTPDGNFPNGIPNPLLPECRDDTRNAVIEHGADMGIAFDGDFDRCFLFDEKGQFIEGYYIVGLLAEAFLEKNPGAKIIHDPRLSWNTVDVVSAAGGTPVMSKTGHAFIKERMREEDAIYGGEMSAHHYFRDFAYCDSGMIPWLLVTELLCLKGQTLGELVRDRMAAFPASGEINSKLAEPAEAIARVEQHFAIHALEIDRTDGISMAFPQWRFNLRSSNTEPVVRLNVESRADTALMEARTKDILALLNQ from the coding sequence ATGGAAAAATTAACCTGTTTTAAAGCCTACGATATTCGCGGCAAGCTGGGCGAAGAGCTGAATGAAGACATCGCGTGGCGCATTGGCCGCGCGTACGGCGAATATTTAAAACCGCAGACCATCGTGCTGGGCGGCGACGTGCGTCTGACTAGTGAATCCCTCAAGCTGGCCCTGGCGAAAGGGCTGCAGGACGCGGGCGTGGACGTGCTGGATATCGGCCTTTCCGGGACCGAGGAGATTTACTTTGCCACCTTCCACCTGGGCGTGGACGGCGGTATCGAAGTGACGGCCAGCCACAACCCGATGGACTACAACGGGATGAAGCTGGTGCGCAAGGGCGCCCGCCCGATCAGCGGCGACACCGGCCTGCGCGACGTGCAGCGCCTGGCGGAAGCCAACGATTTCCCGCCGGTGAACGAGGCGAAGCGCGGCAGCTACAAAAAAATCAACCTGCAGAAAGAGTACATCGACCACCTGCTGGGCTACATCAACGTGGCGAACCTCAAGCCGCTGAAGCTGGTGATTAACTCCGGTAACGGCGCGGCCGGCCCGGTGGTGGACGCGCTGGAAGCCCGCTTTAAGGCGCTGAACGTGCCGGTGACCTTCGTCAAGGTACACAACACCCCGGACGGCAACTTCCCGAACGGTATTCCTAACCCGCTGCTGCCGGAATGCCGCGACGACACCCGCAACGCGGTGATTGAGCACGGCGCGGACATGGGGATCGCCTTTGACGGTGACTTCGACCGTTGCTTCCTGTTCGACGAGAAAGGGCAGTTCATCGAGGGCTACTACATTGTCGGCCTGCTGGCGGAAGCGTTCCTCGAGAAAAACCCGGGCGCGAAAATCATCCATGACCCGCGCCTTTCCTGGAACACCGTCGACGTGGTGTCAGCGGCGGGCGGCACGCCGGTAATGTCCAAAACCGGCCACGCCTTCATCAAAGAGCGCATGCGCGAAGAAGACGCCATCTACGGCGGCGAGATGAGCGCCCACCACTACTTCCGTGATTTTGCCTACTGCGACAGCGGGATGATCCCGTGGCTGCTGGTCACCGAGCTGCTGTGCCTGAAGGGGCAGACGCTGGGCGAGCTGGTGCGCGACCGCATGGCGGCGTTCCCGGCGAGCGGGGAGATCAACAGCAAGCTGGCGGAGCCGGCCGAGGCCATTGCCCGCGTGGAGCAGCACTTTGCGATCCACGCGCTGGAAATTGACCGTACGGACGGCATCAGCATGGCGTTCCCGCAGTGGCGCTTCAACCTGCGCTCGTCCAACACCGAGCCGGTGGTGCGCCTGAACGTGGAGTCCCGTGCTGACACGGCGCTGATGGAAGCCCGAACGAAGGACATTCTGGCGCTGTTGAATCAGTAA
- the wcaK gene encoding colanic acid biosynthesis pyruvyl transferase WcaK, protein MKLLILGNHTCGNRGDSAILRGLLDAINTLKPETEVDVMSRYPVSSSWLLNRPVMGDPLYSQMKQHNNAAGVMGRVKKVLRRRYQHQVLLSRVTDTGKLRNIAIAQGFTDFVRLLSGYDAIIQVGGSFFVDLYGVPQFEHALCTFMAKKPLFMIGHSVGPFQDPQFNQLANYVFGHCDALILRESVSLDMMKRSEIDTSKVEHGVDTAWLVDHQDDSFQPSYAVQHWLDVAAKQKTVAITLRELAPFDKRLGTTQAAYEKAFADVVNRVLDSGYQVLALSTCTGIDSYNKDDRMVALNLRNLVNDPSRYHVVMDELNDLEMGKLLSACDLTVGTRLHSAIISMNFGTPAIAINYEHKSAGIMQQLGMPEMAVDIRHLLDGSLGAMVGDTLGQLPAINERLAVAVKAEREKGIGMVKSVLDRVREGK, encoded by the coding sequence ATGAAATTATTAATTCTTGGCAACCATACCTGCGGCAACCGTGGCGACAGCGCCATCCTGCGCGGTTTACTGGATGCAATTAACACCCTTAAGCCTGAGACCGAAGTGGACGTGATGAGCCGTTATCCGGTCAGCTCATCCTGGTTGCTGAACCGCCCGGTGATGGGCGACCCGCTCTACAGCCAGATGAAACAGCATAACAACGCCGCGGGCGTGATGGGCCGCGTGAAGAAAGTGCTGCGTCGTCGCTACCAGCACCAGGTGCTGCTTTCCCGTGTGACCGATACCGGCAAGCTGCGCAACATCGCTATCGCGCAGGGCTTTACCGATTTTGTTCGTCTGCTGTCCGGCTATGACGCCATTATCCAGGTTGGCGGTTCTTTCTTCGTCGATCTCTACGGCGTGCCTCAGTTTGAGCATGCGCTTTGTACGTTCATGGCGAAAAAGCCGCTGTTTATGATTGGCCACAGCGTCGGGCCATTCCAGGATCCGCAGTTTAACCAGCTCGCAAACTACGTCTTCGGCCACTGCGACGCGCTGATCCTGCGCGAGTCGGTCAGCCTCGACATGATGAAGCGCAGCGAAATTGACACCTCAAAAGTTGAGCACGGCGTGGACACCGCGTGGCTTGTGGATCACCAGGACGACAGCTTCCAGCCGAGCTACGCGGTGCAGCACTGGCTCGACGTGGCGGCGAAACAGAAAACCGTCGCAATAACCCTGCGCGAGCTGGCGCCCTTCGATAAGCGTTTAGGCACAACGCAGGCGGCGTACGAGAAAGCCTTCGCCGACGTGGTGAACCGCGTGCTGGACAGCGGGTACCAGGTGCTGGCGCTCTCCACCTGCACGGGTATCGACAGCTACAACAAAGACGACCGCATGGTGGCGCTGAACCTGCGCAATCTGGTGAACGATCCGTCCCGCTATCACGTGGTGATGGACGAACTGAACGATCTGGAGATGGGCAAGCTGCTCTCCGCCTGCGACCTGACCGTCGGCACGCGGCTGCACTCCGCCATTATCTCCATGAACTTTGGCACGCCGGCCATTGCCATCAACTACGAACACAAATCAGCAGGCATCATGCAGCAGCTCGGTATGCCGGAAATGGCCGTGGATATCCGTCATCTGCTCGATGGTTCGCTCGGTGCGATGGTGGGCGACACGCTCGGCCAGCTGCCTGCGATCAATGAACGCCTGGCGGTGGCGGTGAAAGCCGAGCGCGAGAAGGGCATTGGGATGGTGAAATCGGTACTTGACCGCGTGCGGGAGGGGAAATGA
- the galF gene encoding GalU regulator GalF: MINLKAVIPVAGLGMHMLPATKAIPKEMLPIVDKPMIQYIVDEIVAAGIKEIVLVTHSSKNAVENHFDTSYELEALLEQRVKRQLLAEVQSICPPGVTIMNVRQAQPLGLGHSILCARPVVGDNPFIVVLPDIIIDTASADPLRYNLAAMVARFNETGRSQVLAKRMKGDLSEYSVIQTKEPLETEGQVSRIVEFIEKPDQPQTLDSDLMAVGRYVLNADIWAELEKTEPGAWDRIQLTDAIAELAKKQSVDAMLMTGDSYDCGKKMGYMQAFVNYGLRNLKEGAKFRTRIEKLLAND, translated from the coding sequence ATGATTAATTTGAAAGCAGTCATTCCGGTAGCAGGCTTGGGCATGCATATGCTGCCAGCCACAAAAGCCATTCCTAAAGAGATGCTGCCGATCGTCGACAAGCCAATGATTCAGTACATTGTCGACGAGATTGTTGCTGCAGGGATCAAAGAAATCGTCCTGGTTACGCACTCGTCCAAGAATGCGGTAGAAAACCACTTCGACACCTCTTACGAACTCGAAGCGCTGCTTGAACAGCGCGTTAAGCGCCAGCTGCTGGCGGAAGTGCAGTCTATTTGTCCGCCAGGCGTGACCATCATGAACGTGCGCCAGGCGCAGCCGCTGGGTCTGGGCCACTCTATTCTGTGTGCCCGTCCGGTTGTGGGCGATAATCCATTCATCGTCGTGCTGCCGGATATCATCATTGATACTGCTTCTGCCGATCCGCTGCGTTATAACCTGGCGGCAATGGTGGCACGTTTCAATGAAACCGGCCGTAGCCAGGTGCTGGCGAAACGCATGAAGGGCGATCTCTCCGAGTACTCTGTGATCCAGACTAAAGAGCCGCTGGAGACGGAAGGGCAGGTGAGCCGCATCGTTGAGTTTATCGAAAAACCGGATCAGCCACAGACGCTGGACTCAGACCTGATGGCTGTAGGTCGCTATGTTCTGAACGCAGATATCTGGGCCGAGCTGGAAAAAACCGAGCCAGGCGCTTGGGATCGTATTCAGCTGACCGACGCGATTGCCGAGCTGGCGAAAAAACAGTCCGTAGACGCTATGCTGATGACCGGCGACAGCTATGACTGCGGTAAGAAAATGGGTTATATGCAGGCGTTCGTGAACTATGGGCTGCGTAACCTGAAAGAAGGGGCGAAGTTCAGAACCCGTATTGAGAAGTTGCTCGCAAACGACTGA
- the wcaJ gene encoding undecaprenyl-phosphate glucose phosphotransferase, giving the protein MTNLKKRERARTNASLISMVQRFSDITIMVGGLWAVCRIGGLPFLYMHLLMALIALVVFQMIGGMTDFYRSWRGVKMTTELMLLLQNWTLSLIFSAGLVAFSHDFDNRLVTYLCWYLLTSVGMVVCRSLIRFGAGWLRNRGYNRRFVAVAGDLPVGKVLLDSFRKEPWLGFEVVGIYHDAKPGGVPSDWAGNYEQLIEDAKAGKIHNVYIAMQMRDESRIKQLMRELADTTCSVILIPDVFTFNILHSRIEEVNGVPVVPLYDTPLSGINRVLKRAEDIVLSSLILLLISPVLCCIALAVKLSSPGPVIFRQTRYGMDGKPIMVWKFRSMKVMENDKVVTQATQNDPRVTRVGNFLRRTSLDELPQFINVFTGGMSIVGPRPHAVAHNEQYRSLIEGYMLRHKVKPGITGWAQINGWRGETDTLEKMEKRIEFDLEYIREWSIWFDIKIVFLTIFKGFVNKAAY; this is encoded by the coding sequence ATGACGAATCTAAAAAAACGCGAACGAGCGAGAACGAATGCATCGTTAATCTCTATGGTGCAGCGTTTTTCTGATATCACCATCATGGTCGGTGGATTATGGGCGGTGTGTCGGATCGGCGGGCTGCCGTTCTTATATATGCATCTGCTGATGGCACTCATTGCGCTGGTCGTGTTTCAGATGATCGGCGGGATGACCGATTTTTATCGCTCCTGGCGCGGCGTGAAAATGACCACCGAGCTGATGCTGTTGCTGCAGAACTGGACCCTAAGCCTGATCTTTAGCGCAGGCCTGGTGGCATTCAGCCATGATTTTGATAATCGCCTCGTCACCTACCTCTGCTGGTATCTGCTGACCAGCGTCGGCATGGTGGTGTGCCGTTCCCTTATCCGCTTCGGCGCGGGCTGGCTGCGTAACCGCGGTTATAACCGTCGCTTCGTGGCGGTAGCGGGCGATCTGCCGGTTGGTAAGGTCCTGCTCGACAGCTTCCGCAAAGAGCCGTGGTTAGGGTTTGAAGTGGTCGGGATTTATCACGACGCGAAGCCGGGCGGCGTGCCGTCTGACTGGGCGGGCAATTACGAACAGCTTATTGAAGACGCGAAAGCCGGTAAAATTCACAACGTCTACATCGCCATGCAGATGAGAGACGAATCCCGCATTAAGCAACTGATGCGCGAGCTGGCGGACACCACCTGTTCGGTGATCCTGATCCCGGACGTCTTTACCTTTAACATCCTCCATTCACGCATTGAAGAAGTGAACGGCGTGCCGGTGGTACCGCTGTACGACACCCCGCTGTCCGGGATTAACCGCGTGCTGAAGCGCGCGGAAGATATTGTGCTCTCTTCGCTGATCCTGCTGCTGATTTCGCCTGTTCTGTGCTGCATTGCCCTTGCGGTGAAGCTGAGCTCTCCCGGCCCGGTTATCTTCCGCCAGACCCGCTACGGTATGGACGGTAAGCCGATTATGGTGTGGAAATTCCGCTCCATGAAGGTGATGGAAAACGACAAGGTGGTGACCCAGGCAACGCAGAACGATCCGCGCGTCACCCGCGTGGGGAACTTCCTGCGCCGCACCTCGCTGGATGAACTCCCGCAGTTTATCAACGTCTTCACCGGCGGCATGTCGATTGTTGGCCCGCGTCCGCACGCGGTGGCGCACAACGAGCAGTACCGCTCGCTGATTGAAGGCTACATGCTGCGCCATAAGGTGAAGCCGGGCATCACCGGCTGGGCGCAGATCAACGGCTGGCGCGGCGAAACCGACACGCTGGAAAAAATGGAAAAACGTATCGAATTCGATCTGGAGTACATCCGTGAATGGAGTATCTGGTTCGATATCAAGATTGTTTTTCTGACCATCTTCAAAGGTTTCGTGAACAAAGCGGCGTACTAA
- the wcaL gene encoding colanic acid biosynthesis glycosyltransferase WcaL — MKVGFFLLKFPLSSETFVLNQITAFIDMGYDVEIIALQKGDTKNTHAAYTQYGLEAKTRWLQDEPSGKLSKLRYRASQTLRGIHRASTWRALNVSRYGSESRNLILSAICGQTAQPYRADVFIAHFGPAGVTAAKLRELGVIDGKIATIFHGIDISSREVLNHYTPEYQQLFRRGDMMLPISDLWAGRLKNMGCPGEKIAVSRMGVDLTRFTRRPVKVPGKPLQIISVARLTEKKGLHVAIEACRQLKARGVDFHYRILGIGPWERRLRTLIEQYQLEDVVEMPGFKPSHEVKSMLDEADVFLLPSVTGADGDMEGIPVALMEAMAVGIPVVSTLHSGIPELIKSDHSGWLVPENNAMALADRLAAFSDIDQQALEPVLHNARQKVETDFNQQVINRQLASLLQTL, encoded by the coding sequence ATGAAGGTTGGTTTCTTCTTACTGAAATTTCCGCTGTCGTCTGAAACGTTTGTCCTGAACCAAATCACCGCGTTTATCGATATGGGATATGACGTGGAGATTATCGCCCTGCAAAAGGGCGATACCAAAAACACCCATGCGGCGTATACCCAGTATGGGCTGGAGGCGAAAACCCGCTGGCTGCAGGATGAGCCGTCCGGAAAGCTGAGCAAGCTGCGCTACCGGGCCAGCCAGACGTTGCGCGGGATCCACCGCGCGTCGACGTGGCGGGCGCTGAATGTTTCCCGCTATGGGTCCGAATCCCGCAATCTGATCCTGTCGGCCATCTGCGGGCAAACCGCGCAGCCGTATCGTGCCGACGTGTTTATCGCCCACTTTGGCCCGGCGGGCGTCACCGCCGCGAAGCTACGCGAGCTGGGCGTGATTGACGGCAAAATTGCGACCATCTTCCACGGTATCGACATCTCCAGCCGCGAAGTGCTTAACCACTACACGCCGGAGTATCAGCAGCTGTTCAGACGCGGTGACATGATGCTGCCTATCAGCGACCTGTGGGCCGGACGCCTGAAAAACATGGGCTGCCCGGGAGAAAAAATTGCCGTTTCGCGTATGGGCGTGGACTTAACGCGCTTCACTCGCCGTCCTGTCAAGGTGCCGGGAAAACCGCTGCAGATCATCTCCGTTGCTCGCCTGACCGAGAAGAAAGGCCTCCATGTGGCCATTGAAGCCTGCCGACAGCTAAAAGCGCGCGGGGTGGATTTCCACTATCGCATTCTCGGCATTGGGCCGTGGGAGCGTCGTCTGCGCACGCTTATCGAACAGTATCAGCTGGAAGATGTCGTAGAGATGCCGGGCTTCAAGCCGAGCCACGAGGTCAAGTCCATGCTCGACGAGGCGGATGTGTTTCTGCTGCCCTCGGTGACGGGTGCCGATGGCGATATGGAAGGCATTCCGGTGGCGCTGATGGAGGCGATGGCCGTAGGTATTCCGGTGGTATCAACCCTGCACAGCGGGATCCCGGAGCTGATTAAGTCTGACCACTCCGGCTGGCTGGTGCCGGAGAATAACGCGATGGCCCTTGCGGACCGATTAGCAGCCTTCAGCGATATTGACCAGCAGGCGCTGGAGCCCGTGCTCCATAACGCCCGACAAAAAGTGGAAACCGATTTTAACCAGCAGGTGATTAACCGCCAGTTAGCCAGCCTGCTGCAAACGTTGTAA
- the wcaM gene encoding colanic acid biosynthesis protein WcaM yields the protein MLKKITRRTFVSSLSVLAATPLLSSRIAQAASGRTVSVNQYNNNDWIAAFKQAFNDGDTVVVPAGLTCANINTGIFIPDGKTLLIRGALTGNGRGRFVLQEGSKVIGEGAGRTENITLDVRGSDCVIKGLAMSGFGPVTQIYIGGKKPSVMRNLLIDNISVSQANYAILRQGFHNQVDGARITNSKFSHLQGDAIEWNVAINDRNILISDHVIDNINCTNGKINWGIGIGLAGSTYDNDYPEKQTVKNFVVANITGSNCRQLVHVENGKHFVIRNIKAKNITPDFSKKAGIDNATVAIYGCDNFIIDNVDMVNSAGMLIGYGVIKGDYLSIPQNFKLNNIHLDNRQLAYKLRGIQISSGNATSFVAITNVEMQRATLELHNKPQHLFLRNINVMQEAAVGPALKINFDLRKDVRGKFMAKDETLLSLANIKAVNEKGQSSVDIDRVDQQVVNAEKLNFALPHR from the coding sequence ATGCTGAAAAAGATTACCCGACGCACCTTTGTCTCTTCTCTCTCCGTTCTGGCGGCCACGCCGCTGCTGTCGTCACGCATCGCGCAGGCGGCAAGCGGCAGAACGGTCTCTGTTAATCAGTACAATAACAACGACTGGATCGCCGCCTTTAAGCAGGCGTTCAATGACGGTGACACCGTCGTGGTCCCCGCCGGGCTCACCTGCGCAAACATCAATACGGGCATTTTCATTCCCGACGGTAAAACGCTGCTGATCCGCGGAGCGTTAACCGGCAACGGGCGCGGCCGCTTTGTTCTGCAGGAAGGCAGCAAAGTAATAGGCGAAGGTGCTGGCCGCACGGAGAACATCACGCTCGACGTTCGCGGCTCTGACTGCGTCATCAAAGGGCTGGCCATGAGCGGTTTTGGCCCGGTGACGCAGATCTACATCGGCGGCAAGAAACCGAGCGTGATGCGCAATTTGCTGATTGATAACATCAGCGTAAGCCAGGCCAACTACGCCATCCTGCGCCAGGGTTTCCACAACCAGGTGGACGGTGCCCGCATCACCAACAGTAAATTTAGCCATCTCCAGGGCGATGCGATCGAGTGGAACGTCGCCATCAACGATCGCAATATCCTGATCTCCGATCATGTCATCGACAACATCAACTGCACCAACGGCAAGATCAACTGGGGCATCGGCATTGGCCTCGCCGGCAGCACCTACGATAACGACTATCCGGAGAAGCAAACCGTCAAGAACTTCGTGGTGGCAAACATTACCGGCAGCAACTGTCGCCAGCTGGTGCACGTTGAAAACGGTAAACATTTTGTTATTCGCAATATTAAGGCCAAAAATATAACTCCCGACTTCAGTAAAAAGGCGGGAATAGACAATGCCACGGTGGCCATTTATGGCTGTGATAATTTCATTATTGATAATGTCGATATGGTGAACAGTGCCGGAATGTTAATCGGCTATGGGGTGATAAAAGGCGATTATTTGTCCATCCCGCAGAACTTCAAGCTCAACAATATTCATCTCGATAATCGTCAGCTTGCGTATAAATTGCGCGGAATACAGATTTCATCCGGTAACGCCACCTCGTTTGTGGCGATAACCAACGTGGAAATGCAGCGTGCTACGCTTGAACTGCACAACAAGCCGCAGCATCTTTTTTTACGCAACATCAATGTGATGCAGGAAGCCGCTGTGGGTCCCGCCCTGAAGATCAACTTCGATCTGCGCAAGGATGTGAGGGGGAAATTTATGGCGAAAGATGAGACCTTGCTGTCGCTGGCGAACATTAAAGCGGTGAATGAGAAGGGGCAAAGCTCGGTGGATATTGACCGGGTCGACCAGCAGGTGGTGAATGCGGAAAAGCTTAACTTTGCGCTTCCGCACAGATAA